In Pseudomonas sp. R76, one genomic interval encodes:
- the rnk gene encoding nucleoside diphosphate kinase regulator encodes MTTAPSIILTRLDVQRLEQLIDRLGDEFPGVEALQAELDRADQVGHDEVPASVVTMNSRVHCREQGSGKDYHLTLVYPKDANADEGKISILAPVGSALLGLQVGQHIDWPAPGGKTLKLELLSVEGQPKDGGAFLL; translated from the coding sequence ATGACCACCGCACCTTCCATCATCCTCACCCGTCTTGACGTGCAGCGTCTGGAGCAACTGATCGACCGCTTGGGCGACGAGTTTCCCGGCGTCGAAGCATTGCAAGCCGAGCTCGACCGTGCCGATCAAGTTGGCCACGATGAAGTGCCTGCAAGTGTCGTGACCATGAACTCCCGCGTGCATTGCCGTGAGCAAGGCAGCGGCAAGGACTATCACCTGACCCTGGTTTACCCCAAGGACGCGAATGCCGACGAAGGCAAGATCTCGATCCTGGCGCCGGTGGGCAGCGCATTGCTCGGCCTGCAAGTGGGCCAGCACATCGATTGGCCGGCGCCGGGCGGCAAGACCCTCAAGCTGGAATTGCTCAGTGTTGAAGGCCAGCCCAAAGATGGCGGCGCCTTCCTGCTCTAA
- a CDS encoding DUF1289 domain-containing protein, translating to MTQPAPVRPLKPLFSNVSPAVPSPCISLCRLDEQKVCLGCFRHVEDIREWRSADDARRRVICAEAEQRRSLA from the coding sequence GTGACCCAGCCTGCACCTGTACGCCCGCTCAAGCCGCTGTTCAGCAATGTCAGCCCGGCGGTGCCGTCACCTTGTATCAGTTTGTGTCGCCTGGACGAGCAAAAAGTCTGCCTCGGCTGCTTCCGCCACGTGGAAGACATCCGTGAATGGCGCTCCGCCGACGATGCCCGGCGCCGGGTGATCTGCGCCGAGGCCGAACAGCGCCGGAGCCTCGCCTGA
- the cyaY gene encoding iron donor protein CyaY — protein MSLTEARFHDLVDSTQQALEDIFDDSGLDVDLENSAGVLTVKFENGTQLIFSRQEPLRQLWLAARSGGFHFDFNEEDNNWQCDTSDELLSEMLARLVQEQAGVELDFDEI, from the coding sequence ATGAGTTTGACCGAAGCCCGTTTTCACGACCTGGTGGATTCGACCCAGCAGGCGCTGGAAGATATTTTCGACGACAGCGGCCTGGACGTGGACCTGGAAAACTCGGCCGGCGTGCTGACCGTCAAGTTTGAAAACGGCACCCAACTGATCTTCAGCCGCCAGGAGCCGCTGCGTCAGTTGTGGCTGGCGGCGCGTTCGGGTGGTTTTCACTTCGACTTCAACGAAGAAGACAACAATTGGCAGTGCGATACCAGCGATGAGCTGTTGAGCGAAATGCTCGCACGCCTGGTTCAAGAACAAGCCGGCGTCGAGCTGGACTTCGACGAGATTTGA
- the lptM gene encoding LPS translocon maturation chaperone LptM, whose product MKRLISSLAALVAVACLVSACGQKGPLYLPDDSKDPNDQAQSSQKPSKAHKHDTYQ is encoded by the coding sequence ATGAAGCGCCTGATCTCTTCCCTTGCTGCGCTCGTCGCGGTCGCTTGCCTCGTTAGTGCCTGTGGTCAAAAAGGCCCGCTGTACCTGCCCGATGACAGCAAAGACCCAAATGATCAGGCGCAGTCGTCACAAAAGCCGTCAAAGGCGCACAAGCACGACACCTATCAATAA
- the lysA gene encoding diaminopimelate decarboxylase, whose translation MDAFNYRDGELFAEGVALSAIAERFGTPTYVYSRAHIEAQYRTFADALEGTPSLVCYAVKANSNLGVLNVLARLGAGFDIVSRGELERVLAAGGQPDKIVFSGVGKSREDMRRALEVGVHCFNVESTDELERLQVVAAEMGVRAPISLRVNPDVDAGTHPYISTGLKENKFGIAIADAEDVYIRAAQLPNLEVLGVDCHIGSQLTTLPPFLDALDRLLALTDRLGECGIYLQHIDLGGGVGVRYRDEEPPQIADYIQAVRERTEGRGLTLMFEPGRYIVANASVLLTQVEYLKHTEYKDFAIVDAAMNDLIRPALYQAWMDVTAVKPRAGEGRNYDIVGPICETGDFLAKERQLALEEGDLLAVHSAGAYGFVMSSNYNTRGRAAEVLVDGDQAFEVRRRETVAELYAGESLLPE comes from the coding sequence ATGGACGCTTTTAACTACCGGGACGGCGAGCTGTTCGCGGAAGGCGTGGCGCTGTCCGCAATTGCCGAGCGCTTTGGCACCCCGACTTACGTGTACTCACGTGCGCACATCGAAGCCCAATACCGCACCTTTGCCGACGCGCTGGAAGGCACGCCGAGCCTGGTGTGCTACGCCGTCAAGGCCAACTCCAACCTGGGTGTACTGAATGTCCTGGCGCGTCTCGGCGCTGGTTTCGACATCGTTTCCCGTGGTGAACTGGAGCGCGTGCTGGCGGCCGGCGGCCAACCTGACAAGATCGTATTCTCCGGCGTCGGCAAGAGCCGCGAAGACATGCGCCGCGCCCTCGAAGTGGGCGTGCATTGCTTCAACGTAGAATCCACCGATGAGCTGGAGCGCCTGCAAGTGGTCGCCGCCGAGATGGGCGTTCGCGCGCCGATCTCCCTGCGCGTCAACCCGGACGTCGATGCCGGCACCCACCCGTACATTTCCACCGGCCTTAAAGAGAACAAGTTCGGCATCGCCATTGCCGATGCCGAGGACGTGTACATCCGCGCCGCGCAGTTGCCGAACCTGGAAGTGCTGGGTGTCGACTGCCATATCGGCTCGCAACTGACCACCCTGCCACCGTTCCTGGATGCGCTCGACCGCCTGCTGGCGCTGACCGACCGCCTGGGCGAGTGCGGCATCTACCTGCAACACATCGATCTGGGTGGTGGCGTGGGTGTGCGTTATCGCGATGAAGAACCGCCGCAGATCGCCGACTACATCCAGGCCGTGCGCGAGCGCACTGAAGGCCGCGGCCTGACCCTGATGTTCGAGCCGGGCCGCTACATAGTCGCCAACGCCAGCGTGTTACTGACCCAGGTCGAGTACCTCAAGCACACCGAGTACAAGGACTTCGCCATCGTCGACGCGGCGATGAACGACCTGATCCGCCCGGCGCTCTACCAGGCCTGGATGGATGTGACTGCCGTCAAGCCACGTGCTGGCGAAGGCCGTAATTACGACATCGTCGGCCCGATCTGCGAGACCGGTGACTTCCTGGCCAAGGAGCGTCAGCTGGCCCTGGAAGAAGGCGACCTGCTGGCCGTGCATTCGGCCGGTGCCTACGGGTTTGTCATGAGTTCCAACTACAACACCCGCGGCCGTGCCGCCGAGGTGCTGGTGGACGGTGATCAAGCGTTTGAAGTGCGTCGCCGCGAGACGGTAGCCGAGTTGTATGCTGGCGAAAGCCTGCTGCCGGAGTAA
- the dapF gene encoding diaminopimelate epimerase, producing the protein MLLRFTKMHGLGNDFMVLDLVSQHAHILPKHAKQWGDRHTGIGFDQLLIVEAPSNPEVDFRYRIFNSDGSEVEQCGNGARCFARFVLDKRLTAKRQIRVETKSGVIELDIRSDGQISVNMGAPRLVPADIPFQATEQATHYALEVDGKTVDIAAVSMGNPHAVLRVNDINNAPVHELGPKIEHHPRFPARVNVGFLQVIDRTRAQLRVWERGAGETQACGTGACAAAVAAISQGWMDSPLLIDLPGGRLSIEWAGPGHPVMMTGPASRVYEGQVRL; encoded by the coding sequence ATGCTGCTGCGTTTTACCAAGATGCACGGGCTGGGCAATGACTTTATGGTCCTCGACCTGGTCAGCCAGCACGCGCACATCCTGCCCAAGCACGCCAAACAGTGGGGCGACCGTCACACTGGCATCGGTTTTGACCAGTTGCTGATCGTCGAGGCGCCGAGCAACCCGGAGGTGGATTTCCGTTACCGGATCTTCAACTCCGATGGTTCCGAAGTGGAACAGTGCGGCAACGGTGCGCGCTGCTTCGCACGTTTTGTGCTGGACAAACGCCTGACCGCCAAACGCCAGATTCGCGTCGAAACCAAAAGCGGCGTGATCGAACTGGACATCCGCAGCGATGGCCAGATCAGCGTGAACATGGGCGCGCCACGCCTGGTGCCGGCGGATATTCCGTTCCAGGCCACCGAGCAGGCGACCCATTACGCGCTGGAGGTTGATGGCAAGACGGTAGATATCGCGGCCGTGTCGATGGGCAACCCCCACGCCGTTCTGCGGGTCAACGACATCAACAACGCGCCCGTGCATGAACTGGGGCCGAAAATCGAACATCACCCGCGCTTTCCGGCACGGGTCAATGTGGGCTTCCTGCAGGTGATCGACCGTACCCGCGCGCAACTGCGCGTGTGGGAACGCGGCGCCGGCGAAACCCAGGCCTGCGGCACCGGCGCTTGCGCTGCGGCCGTGGCCGCGATCAGCCAGGGGTGGATGGATTCGCCGCTGTTGATCGACCTGCCCGGTGGACGCTTGTCCATCGAATGGGCAGGCCCTGGCCACCCGGTGATGATGACCGGGCCGGCCTCGCGTGTATACGAAGGACAGGTCCGTCTATGA
- a CDS encoding DUF484 family protein has translation MTDKPQVPAQANPSESLEAAAVAAYLEANPDFFVEHEELLPALRIPHQRGDTVSLVERQMKILRERNIEMRHKLSHLMDVARDNDRLFEKTRRLILTLMDATSLEETVIAVEDSLRQDFQVPFVSLILFSDNPMPVGRWVSGGEAQTAIGGLLSEGKTISGTLREHELDFLFGAEQRKQIGSTAVVALSYQGLHGVLAIASRDPQHYKSSVGTLFLTYIAEVLGRVLPRFTTALRAVR, from the coding sequence ATGACCGATAAGCCTCAAGTACCCGCCCAAGCAAACCCAAGCGAAAGTCTGGAGGCCGCTGCAGTCGCGGCGTACCTTGAGGCTAACCCGGACTTCTTCGTCGAACACGAAGAGCTGCTGCCGGCCCTGCGCATTCCCCACCAGCGCGGCGACACCGTGTCGCTGGTGGAGCGGCAGATGAAGATCCTGCGTGAGCGCAATATCGAAATGCGCCACAAGCTCTCGCACCTGATGGACGTCGCCCGCGACAATGACCGCCTGTTCGAGAAAACCCGTCGCCTGATTCTTACCCTGATGGACGCTACCAGCCTGGAAGAAACGGTGATCGCCGTGGAAGACAGCCTGCGCCAGGACTTCCAGGTGCCCTTTGTCAGCCTGATCCTGTTCAGCGACAACCCAATGCCGGTGGGTCGCTGGGTCAGCGGTGGCGAAGCGCAAACCGCGATTGGCGGCCTGCTCTCTGAAGGCAAGACCATCAGTGGCACCTTGCGCGAGCATGAGCTGGACTTCCTGTTTGGTGCCGAACAGCGCAAGCAGATCGGCTCGACTGCCGTGGTCGCCCTCAGCTATCAGGGCCTGCACGGCGTACTGGCCATCGCCAGTCGTGATCCGCAACACTACAAAAGCTCGGTGGGCACGCTGTTCCTGACCTACATCGCCGAAGTGCTCGGCCGGGTACTGCCGCGCTTCACCACCGCCCTGCGCGCGGTGCGCTAG
- the xerC gene encoding tyrosine recombinase XerC, which yields MERQLDTYCAHLRNERQVSPHTLEAYRRDLNKVLAYCEKQQIASWKALDIQSLRSLIARLHQQGQSSRSLSRLLSAVRGLYHYLNREGLCDHDPANGLSPPKGERRLPKTLDTDRALQLLDGAVEDDFLAHRDQAILELFYSSGLRLSELTGLNLDQLDLADCLVQVLGKGSKTRVLPVGRKAREALQLWLPLRLLTNPADDAVFVSQQGRRLGPRAIQVRVKLAGERELGQNLHPHMLRHSFASHMLESSQDLRAVQELLGHSDIKTTQIYTHLDFQHLATVYDSAHPRAKRIKGGDS from the coding sequence ATGGAACGGCAACTGGACACTTATTGCGCTCACCTGCGCAACGAGCGCCAGGTGTCGCCCCACACGCTGGAAGCCTATCGACGGGACCTGAACAAGGTCCTGGCGTATTGCGAAAAACAACAGATCGCCAGCTGGAAAGCCCTGGATATCCAGAGCCTGCGCAGCTTGATCGCGCGGCTGCACCAGCAAGGCCAATCTTCGCGCAGCCTGTCGCGCCTGCTCTCGGCGGTGCGCGGCCTTTATCACTACCTGAACCGCGAAGGCCTGTGTGATCACGACCCGGCCAACGGTCTGTCCCCACCCAAAGGCGAGCGGCGGCTGCCCAAGACCCTCGACACCGATCGCGCCCTGCAATTGCTCGACGGCGCCGTCGAAGATGACTTCCTCGCGCACCGCGACCAGGCGATTCTTGAGCTGTTCTATTCCTCGGGCCTGCGCCTGTCGGAGCTGACGGGCCTGAACCTCGACCAACTGGACCTGGCGGACTGCCTGGTGCAAGTGCTCGGCAAGGGCAGCAAGACCCGCGTGTTGCCAGTCGGCCGCAAGGCGCGGGAAGCCTTGCAACTATGGCTGCCGCTGCGTCTGTTGACCAACCCCGCGGACGATGCGGTGTTTGTCAGCCAGCAAGGCCGGCGCCTCGGGCCACGGGCGATTCAGGTGCGGGTCAAGCTCGCCGGTGAACGCGAGCTGGGGCAGAACCTGCACCCACATATGCTGCGACACTCTTTTGCCAGCCATATGTTGGAATCGTCCCAGGACCTGCGCGCGGTGCAGGAACTGCTCGGCCACTCCGACATCAAGACCACGCAGATCTATACCCACCTCGACTTCCAACACCTGGCGACGGTGTACGACAGCGCCCATCCACGGGCCAAACGCATCAAGGGCGGCGACTCATGA
- a CDS encoding HAD family hydrolase: MSIKLITFDLDDTLWDNVPVIIGAEASMREWLAINATKVGELPLEHFARLRQQVLERHPELKYRISTLRHRVLMHAFEEAGYPQPEATEMADVCYEAFIHARHQLTPFPEAEPMLQALRQHFLLGVITNGNADVQRVGLADYFHFALRAEDIGIAKPDARLFQEALQRGGVDASQAVHIGDHPGDDIAGAQQAGLRAVWFNPTGKAWEADKRPDAEIRNLAELPALLRSWN, from the coding sequence ATGAGTATCAAGCTGATCACCTTCGACCTGGACGACACACTCTGGGACAACGTACCCGTCATCATCGGCGCCGAAGCGTCGATGCGCGAGTGGCTGGCGATCAACGCCACCAAAGTCGGCGAATTGCCCCTGGAGCATTTCGCCCGCCTGCGCCAGCAGGTGCTGGAGCGCCATCCCGAGCTCAAATACCGCATCAGCACCCTGCGCCATCGGGTGTTGATGCACGCGTTTGAAGAGGCCGGTTATCCACAGCCTGAAGCCACGGAAATGGCAGATGTGTGCTACGAAGCGTTTATTCATGCGCGGCACCAGCTCACGCCATTTCCCGAAGCCGAGCCGATGTTGCAGGCGCTGCGCCAGCACTTCTTGCTGGGGGTGATCACCAACGGTAATGCCGATGTGCAGCGCGTCGGGCTGGCGGACTATTTCCACTTTGCCCTGCGTGCCGAAGATATCGGCATCGCCAAGCCGGATGCGCGGTTGTTTCAAGAAGCGTTGCAACGCGGCGGCGTGGACGCCAGTCAGGCGGTGCATATCGGCGATCACCCCGGTGACGACATCGCCGGTGCGCAGCAGGCAGGGCTGCGTGCGGTGTGGTTTAACCCGACGGGTAAGGCGTGGGAGGCGGATAAGCGCCCGGATGCGGAAATTCGTAACTTGGCGGAGCTGCCAGCGCTGCTGCGTAGCTGGAACTGA
- the sutA gene encoding transcriptional regulator SutA yields the protein MSDDDLENDELEVGDDETEEGLEAAVEDVADDGDEISDDAPAKAAKGKAKAAVSVDELPSVEAKNKERDALARAMEEFLAKGGKVQEVEANVVADPPKKPDNKYGSRPI from the coding sequence ATGAGCGACGATGATCTGGAAAACGACGAACTTGAAGTAGGCGACGACGAGACCGAAGAGGGTCTTGAAGCGGCCGTTGAAGACGTTGCTGACGATGGCGACGAAATCAGCGATGACGCGCCTGCCAAAGCCGCCAAAGGCAAAGCCAAGGCCGCTGTATCGGTAGACGAACTGCCGAGCGTTGAAGCCAAGAACAAAGAGCGCGATGCGCTGGCCCGTGCGATGGAAGAATTCCTCGCTAAAGGCGGCAAAGTGCAGGAAGTCGAGGCCAACGTGGTGGCAGACCCGCCTAAGAAGCCGGATAACAAGTACGGCAGCCGTCCTATCTAA
- a CDS encoding secondary thiamine-phosphate synthase enzyme YjbQ, protein MWQQTLITLRAKPRGFHLVTDELLAGLPELKACRVGLLHLWLQHTSASLTVNENADPAVRRDFERFFNALVPQGMAGYEHNDEGPDDLPAHFKASLLGCQLSLPVKAGRLAMGTWQGVYLGEHRDHGGARKVLATLHGDGA, encoded by the coding sequence ATGTGGCAACAGACCCTGATAACCCTGCGGGCCAAGCCCCGGGGCTTTCACCTGGTAACGGATGAGTTGCTCGCCGGCTTGCCTGAATTGAAGGCTTGTCGCGTGGGCTTGTTGCATTTGTGGCTGCAGCACACCTCGGCCTCGTTGACCGTCAACGAGAATGCCGACCCGGCGGTTCGCCGTGACTTCGAGCGTTTTTTCAATGCGCTGGTGCCGCAAGGCATGGCGGGATATGAACACAACGACGAAGGTCCGGATGATCTGCCGGCGCACTTCAAGGCCAGTCTCCTGGGCTGCCAGCTGAGTTTGCCGGTCAAGGCCGGCCGCTTGGCGATGGGGACCTGGCAAGGTGTTTATCTGGGCGAGCACCGTGATCATGGCGGTGCTCGTAAAGTCCTCGCCACCTTGCACGGTGATGGGGCATAA
- a CDS encoding ammonium transporter, whose amino-acid sequence MTLRKFAGLGALLSLVMPALALAADPAPAPVLNSGDTAWMLTSTALVLFMTIPGLALFYGGMVRSKNILSVMMQCFAITGLITILWFVYGYSMAFDTTGMEAGVVNLNSFVGGLSKLFLSGVTPASITGPAALFPEAVFVTFQMTFAIITPALIVGAFAERMKFSAMLIFMGVWFTLVYAPIAHMVWGGPGSLLGDWGVLDFAGGTVVHINAGVAGLVACLVLGKRKGFPTTPMAPHNLGYTLVGAAMLWVGWFGFNAGSAAAANGTAGMAMLVTQIATAAAALGWMFAEWVTHGKPSALGIASGVVAGLVAITPAAGTVGPMGALVIGLAAGVVCFFCATTLKRKLGYDDSLDAFGVHGIGGILGAILTGVFAAPSLGGFNAATTDIAAQVWIQCKGVGFTVIYTAIVTFIILKVLDAVMGLRVTDEEEAVGLDLAQHNERGYNL is encoded by the coding sequence ATGACTCTGCGTAAATTCGCAGGGCTAGGAGCCCTGTTGTCCCTCGTAATGCCTGCCTTGGCATTGGCGGCGGACCCAGCCCCTGCTCCAGTCCTCAATTCCGGTGACACCGCGTGGATGCTCACGTCCACCGCGCTGGTGCTGTTCATGACTATTCCGGGCCTGGCGCTGTTCTACGGCGGCATGGTTCGCTCCAAAAACATTCTTTCCGTGATGATGCAGTGCTTCGCCATCACCGGCTTGATCACTATCTTGTGGTTCGTTTACGGCTACAGCATGGCGTTCGACACCACCGGTATGGAAGCAGGCGTCGTCAACCTCAACTCGTTCGTGGGCGGCCTGTCCAAACTGTTCCTGTCGGGTGTGACCCCGGCGAGCATCACCGGCCCTGCGGCGCTGTTCCCTGAGGCGGTGTTCGTCACCTTCCAGATGACGTTCGCCATCATTACTCCTGCGCTGATCGTCGGTGCTTTCGCCGAGCGTATGAAGTTCTCCGCGATGCTGATCTTCATGGGCGTCTGGTTCACCCTGGTCTACGCACCGATTGCGCACATGGTGTGGGGCGGTCCGGGTTCGCTGCTGGGTGACTGGGGCGTGCTGGACTTCGCCGGCGGCACCGTGGTGCACATCAACGCCGGTGTGGCCGGCCTGGTGGCGTGCCTGGTACTCGGCAAGCGTAAAGGTTTCCCAACCACCCCGATGGCACCTCACAACCTGGGTTACACCCTGGTCGGTGCGGCCATGCTGTGGGTCGGCTGGTTCGGCTTCAACGCCGGTTCCGCGGCTGCAGCCAACGGCACTGCCGGTATGGCGATGCTGGTCACCCAGATCGCTACCGCTGCTGCGGCGCTGGGCTGGATGTTCGCCGAGTGGGTCACCCACGGTAAGCCAAGCGCACTGGGTATCGCCTCGGGCGTAGTCGCTGGCCTGGTGGCAATCACCCCGGCTGCCGGCACCGTGGGCCCAATGGGCGCCCTGGTCATCGGCCTGGCGGCGGGCGTGGTGTGCTTCTTCTGCGCCACTACCCTGAAACGCAAACTGGGCTACGACGACTCCCTGGACGCCTTCGGCGTGCACGGTATCGGCGGTATCCTCGGCGCGATCCTGACCGGCGTGTTCGCTGCGCCTTCCCTGGGCGGCTTCAACGCAGCCACCACTGACATCGCGGCGCAAGTCTGGATCCAGTGCAAAGGCGTCGGTTTCACCGTGATCTACACGGCTATCGTGACCTTCATCATCCTCAAGGTGCTGGATGCCGTCATGGGCCTGCGGGTTACCGACGAAGAAGAGGCCGTGGGCCTCGACCTGGCGCAACACAACGAACGCGGCTACAACTTGTAA
- the glnK gene encoding P-II family nitrogen regulator, translated as MKLVTAIIKPFKLDDVRESLSEIGVQGITVTEVKGFGRQKGHTELYRGAEYVVDFLPKVKIDVAIDDKDLDRVIEAITKAANTGKIGDGKIFVVNLEQAIRIRTGETDTDAI; from the coding sequence ATGAAGCTAGTCACTGCCATCATCAAGCCGTTCAAGTTGGACGATGTACGCGAGTCGTTGTCCGAGATCGGCGTGCAGGGCATTACCGTTACTGAGGTCAAAGGCTTCGGTCGGCAGAAGGGTCACACCGAGCTGTATCGCGGCGCGGAATACGTGGTCGATTTCCTGCCGAAGGTGAAGATTGATGTCGCCATTGACGACAAGGATCTTGACCGGGTTATCGAGGCGATAACCAAGGCGGCCAACACCGGCAAGATCGGTGACGGCAAGATCTTCGTGGTCAATCTGGAACAGGCTATTCGCATCCGTACCGGCGAAACCGATACCGACGCAATCTAA